TGAAAGCCGATCCTACGCCTCATGATCTTCAGAACGTCTACAGTCTGACAACCGAGGAAATTACATTTATCGATCAAATTGCCAAACGGCCTGCTGCGCGTACTATCGCTTTTTTATATTTGAAACTCTTCCAGCGGCTGGGCTATTTTGTCAAAATCAGTGACATTCCAACCTTAATCCGCCAGTACATCATCACCCAAGCTGGGTATCAGAGACCGCCTAGACTTGAGGAACTGAAGCAGTTCGATAAGTCGTCCAGCCGCAATAAGCTGATCGCGGACTTGCGCCGATTCCTCAATGTCCGTCCCTTGGACGTACAAGGCCAAGCTTGGTTAGGCCATATTGCGGAAACCGCAGCCGACAATCGGCATGTACCGGTGGTTGCTCGCAGGTTGCAGACATCGGCGGATCATGAATTTGCTGGAAATCCAGTGGTTGAACAAATCGTACAGCTGATCGAGCAACGCGCGGCGCTGACGGTCAGGCGGTTCGCCGGGTTTGATTAAACTCCAAAGCTCTTGGATACGCGACACAGACTATAGCAAGGCCGGTGACTGTCACTTATTGAAATGCTTGGGGTGATCCAATTGATATTTGGAAAAATAGGATAGCTCGGCTTCCTCTGGTGATGCAGAGGGCAGATGAGAATAGAGCTTGTTGACCACATTTTTGAACCACAGTGGTCTGTAGATTAAGACAAATATCAGGATTGAGTCGGTGACCGGGACCGGGAGTATTTCGAAGCAACCGATAGTGACTAAAACCAGAAACCACTTGAGGCGCCATAGCAGCGGCGGATTTCTGCGTTTAAAGTGAAATATTTTCTTCATGTTCAACCAGTTTTACCGAGGCGTTATTCAAAGGGAACGTGGCAATCATTAGGCATAAAAAAAGGACCAGGTGTAAACCAAAGTCCTTAATTTTTATGGTGCCTCAGACCGGAATCGAACCGGTACGACCTTTCGGTCGCGAGATTTTAAGTCTCGTGCGTCTACCTATTTCGCCACCGAGGCCTTCTTACTGATGAAGTGCGAAGGCCGCGAATTCTATAGCATTGATTAAATTTGTCAATTGAAAAATGGCAAATTAATGTCGGTTTATCCGTTCGCGATGGCAAATCCTAATAGGCCTTAAACCGCTTGTTTGATTCTGAGTAAGGCATTTTCCAGATTGGTCATGCTGGTGGCAATGGAGATTCTAATGTGGCCAGGGCAACCGAAAGCGGAGCCTGGCACCAGGGCCACGCCGGCTTTTTCGATTAAGTATTCGGCAAATTCCAGATCGTCGTTGATACCGTCCAGTCTGCTCAGCAGCTTTTCCACATTCGGGAACACGTAGAAGGTGCCGTCGGTAGGTAAGCATTCAATGCCATCAATGCTGTTCAGTTCGGCAACCACGTAATCGTGGCGCTTTTTAAATTCCACCATCATCGTGTCGATGCAACCTTGGTCGCCGTTCAGCGCTTCTTCCGCTGCCACTTGGGAAATCGATGTAGGGTTAGAAGTGCTCTGCGATTGGATGATGCACATGGCTTCGATCAACGGTGCCGGGCCGGCAGCATAGCCGATCCGCCAACCGGTCATCGAATAAGCTTTAGATACACCGTTTAAGACGATAGTGCGGTCATAAAAGCCGGGGTGGGCATTCAGGATATTGACGAATTCGCCTTTGTTCCAGAGGATCAGTTCGTACATGTCGTCGGTTGCGATCAACACCTCAGGAAAATCCAATAACACGTCGCCCAGTGCTTTTAATTCTTCCAGGCTATACGCAGCGCCCGTTGGGTTGGAAGGACTATTAATGACCAATAGGCGGGTTTTGGGGGTAATCGCGGCGCGCAGTTGTGCCGGGGTGATTTTAAAGTTTTGCGCTTGTCCGGCTTCTAAAATCACCGGGACGCCATCGGCCAGCAGGACCATATCCGGATAGGATACCCAGTAAGGGGCGGGGATGATGACTTCGTCGCCGGGATTAAGCAGCGCTTGCGCCAAGTTGAAAAAGCTTTGTTTGCCGCCGCAGGACACCAGGATTTGATTGGGCTGATAATCCAAACCGTTATCGCG
The window above is part of the Methylomonas sp. ZR1 genome. Proteins encoded here:
- a CDS encoding DUF4158 domain-containing protein, encoding MTLIHETAYPRLKADPTPHDLQNVYSLTTEEITFIDQIAKRPAARTIAFLYLKLFQRLGYFVKISDIPTLIRQYIITQAGYQRPPRLEELKQFDKSSSRNKLIADLRRFLNVRPLDVQGQAWLGHIAETAADNRHVPVVARRLQTSADHEFAGNPVVEQIVQLIEQRAALTVRRFAGFD
- a CDS encoding pyridoxal phosphate-dependent aminotransferase, which translates into the protein MSINLSNRVKAVKPSPTLAITARAAAMRAAGKDIIGLGAGEPDFDTPEHIKTAAIKAINSGFTKYTAVDGTAGLKKAIIAKFKRDNGLDYQPNQILVSCGGKQSFFNLAQALLNPGDEVIIPAPYWVSYPDMVLLADGVPVILEAGQAQNFKITPAQLRAAITPKTRLLVINSPSNPTGAAYSLEELKALGDVLLDFPEVLIATDDMYELILWNKGEFVNILNAHPGFYDRTIVLNGVSKAYSMTGWRIGYAAGPAPLIEAMCIIQSQSTSNPTSISQVAAEEALNGDQGCIDTMMVEFKKRHDYVVAELNSIDGIECLPTDGTFYVFPNVEKLLSRLDGINDDLEFAEYLIEKAGVALVPGSAFGCPGHIRISIATSMTNLENALLRIKQAV